A section of the Delphinus delphis chromosome 1, mDelDel1.2, whole genome shotgun sequence genome encodes:
- the METTL13 gene encoding eEF1A lysine and N-terminal methyltransferase: MNLLPKSPKEFGSIDYWEKFFQQRGKKAFEWYGTYLELCGLLHKYIKPREKVLVIGCGNSELSEQLYDVGYQDIVNIDISEVVIKQMKERNASRRPQMSFLKMDMTEMEFPDASFQVVLDKGTLDAVLTDEEEKTLQQVDRMLAEVGRVLQVGGRYLCISLAQAHVLKKAVGHFSREGWMVRVHQVANSQDQLLEAEPWFSLPVFAFIMTKFRPVPGSALQIFELCAQEQGKPVRLESAERLAEAVRERQQYAWLCSQLYRKAGLGSVSLDLCSGDTGEPRYTLHVVDSPTVKPSRDSHFAIFIIPQGRETEWLFGMEEGRKQLAASAGFRRLITVALHRGQQYEGMDSIQAELSARVMELAPAGMPAQQQVPFLSVGGDIGVRTVQHQDCSPLSGDYVIEDVQGDDKRYFRRLIFLSNRNVVQSEARLLKDVSHRAQKKRKKDRKKQRPADTPEDLPAAPGQSIDKSYLCCEHHKAMIAGLALLRNPELLLETPLGLLVVGLGGGSLPLFVHDHFPKSCIDAVEIDPSMLQVATQWFGFSQSDRMKVHIADGLDYITSLAEEEARRHYDVIMFDVDSKDPTLGMSCPPPAFVAQPFLQKVKSILTPEGVFILNLVCRDLGLKDSVLAGLKAVFPLLYVRRIEGEVNEILFCQPHPERKLATPELLEMAQALEQTLRKPGKGWDDTYVLSDMLKTVKIV; this comes from the exons GTGCTGGTGATTGGGTGTGGAAACTCAGAGCTAAGCGAGCAGCTGTATGACGTGGGCTATCAGGATATAGTGAACATTGACATCAGTGAGGTCGTCATCAAGCAAATGAAGGAACGCAATGCCAGCCGACGGCCGCAGATGAGCTTCTTGAAGATGGACATGACAGAGATGGAGTTTCCTGATGCCTCATTCCAGGTGGTGTTGGACAAGGGCACCCTGGACGCAGTCCTGACAGATGAGGAGGAGAAGACCCTGCAGCAGGTGGACAGGATGCTGGCTGAGGTTGGCCGTGTCCTGCAGGTGGGCGGTCGCTACCTCTGCATCTCCCTGGCTCAGGCTCACGTCCTGAAGAAAGCAGTGGGTCACTTCTCTCGGGAGGGGTGGATGGTGAGGGTGCACCAGGTGGCCAACAGCCAAGACCAGCTGTTGGAAGCAGAGCCTTGGTTCTCCTTGCCTGTCTTTGCCTTCATCATGACCAAGTTCAGGCCGGTCCCTGGCTCTGCCCTTCAGATCTTTGAGCTGTGTGCTCAGGAGCAGGGCAAGCCTGTGCGGCTGGAGAGTGCCGAGCGGCTGGCTGAGGCGGTGCGGGAGCGGCAGCAGTATGCCTGGCTGTGCAGCCAGCTGTACCGCAAGGCCGGGCTGGGGAGTGTGTCTCTGGACTTGTGCAGTGGGGACACGGGGGAGCCACGCTACACCCTCCACGTGGTGGACAGCCCCACTGTGAAACCATCGCGGGACAGTCATTTTGCCATTTTCATCA TCCCCCAGGGTCGGGAGACCGAGTGGCTCTTTGGCATGGAGGAGGGCCGGAAGCAGCTGGCAGCCAGTGCGGGCTTCAGGAGGCTGATCACAGTGGCCCTTCACCGAGGTCAGCAGTACGAAGGCATGGACAGCATCCAGGCCGAGCTGTCAGCCAGAGTCATGGAGCTGGCCCCGGCCGGGATGCCCGCCCAGCAGCAG GTACCCTTCCTGTCTGTTGGCGGGGACATCGGGGTCCGGACCGTTCAGCACCAAGACTGCAGCCCTTTGAGTGGTGACTACGTCATCGAGGATGTGCAGGGGGATGACAAGCGCTACTTTCGGCGGCTGATCTTCCTCAGCAACAGGAACGTGGTGCAGTCAGAAGCCAGGCTGCTGAAGGATGTGTCTCACAGAG CCCAGAAGAAACGGAAAAAGGACAGGAAGAAGCAGCGGCCTGCTGATACTCCAGAAGACCTCCCTGCAGCTCCGGGGCAGTCCATTGATAAGAGTTACCTGTGCTGTGAACACCATAAAGCCATGATTGCCGGCCTTGCCCTGCTGAGAAACCCGGAGCTGCTCCTAG AAACCCCACTGGGATTGTTGGTGGTAGGCCTGGGTGGGGGCAGCCTCCCCCTTTTTGTCCACGATCATTTCCCAAAGTCCTGCATCGATGCTGTGGAGATCGACCCCTCCATGTTGCAAGTGGCCACTCAGTGGTTTGGCTTCTCCCAGAGCGACCGTATGAAGGTCCACATCGCAGATGGCCTGGACTATATTACCAGCCTGGCAGAAGAAGAAG CACGACGTCACTACGATGTCATAATGTTTGATGTGGACAGTAAGGACCCAACTCTGGGAATGAGTTGTCCACCCCCAGCGTTTGTGGCCCAGCCTTTCCTGCAGAAGGTCAAAAGCATCTTGACTCCTGAAG GTGTCTTTATCCTCAACCTCGTGTGTCGAGACCTAGGGCTAAAGGACTCAGTGCTGGCTGGGCTCAAGGCAGTGTTCCCCCTCCTGTATGTCCGGCGAATTGAGGGTGAAGTAAACGAGATCCTGTTCTGTCAGCCGCACCCTGAGCGGAAACTTGCCACGCCAGAGCTGCTGGAAATGGCCCAGGCCTTGGAGCAAACCCTGAGGAAGCCTGGAAAGGGCTGGGATGACACGTACGTCCTGTCAGACATGCTCAAAACTGTGAAGATTGTGTGA